One region of Mucilaginibacter sp. 14171R-50 genomic DNA includes:
- a CDS encoding glutamate synthase subunit beta — translation MGKVTGFQEFTRELPAKAPVAERIKNYNEFVGLYSDEKLNQQSARCMNCGIPFCHSGCPLGNVIPEFNDAVYRKNWDEAYQILSSTNNFPEFTGRICPAPCESACVLGINKPPVAIEEIEKHIIEVAYSKNMVKPVAPLIKSGKKVAVIGSGPAGLAAAAQLSKAGHSVTVFERDDRPGGLLRYGIPDFKLEKWVIDRRIQIMEEDGIEFRCNAEVGKNVAADEVVRNHDAVVLAGGSTIPRNLPIPGRELKGIYFAMDFLKQQNKRVSSIAVEGEDILATDKDVVVIGGGDTGSDCVGTSNRQGARSVKQFEVMVQPPEQRTPHMPWPTYPMVLKTTSSHEEGVERFWGINTKEFIGDENGELKALKVTDVSWEIDVMGRPIKFNEVEGSEREIPCQRVFLAMGFVNPQFEGTLEQLGVELDERRNVKAKEGIYRTNVSKVFAAGDMRRGQSLVVWAISEGRETARKVDEFLMGHSNLESKDAVNQFEQVFY, via the coding sequence ATGGGAAAAGTTACAGGATTTCAGGAATTTACGAGGGAGCTTCCCGCTAAAGCGCCTGTTGCCGAAAGGATAAAAAACTATAACGAGTTTGTTGGTTTGTATTCTGACGAAAAACTCAACCAGCAATCAGCGCGGTGCATGAACTGCGGGATCCCATTTTGCCACTCGGGTTGTCCGCTTGGTAATGTGATACCCGAGTTTAACGACGCAGTTTACCGTAAAAACTGGGACGAAGCCTACCAAATTCTTTCGTCTACAAATAACTTCCCGGAGTTTACCGGCCGTATTTGCCCTGCACCATGCGAATCTGCATGTGTACTGGGCATCAACAAGCCGCCTGTTGCTATCGAGGAAATTGAAAAACATATCATTGAAGTAGCCTATTCAAAAAATATGGTTAAGCCTGTTGCCCCGCTGATCAAATCGGGCAAAAAGGTGGCCGTGATAGGTTCAGGCCCTGCAGGGCTGGCTGCTGCCGCGCAATTGAGCAAAGCAGGCCATAGCGTTACCGTTTTTGAGCGCGACGACCGCCCTGGCGGCCTGCTGCGTTACGGCATCCCCGATTTTAAATTGGAAAAATGGGTGATTGATCGCCGCATCCAGATCATGGAAGAGGATGGTATAGAATTTAGATGTAATGCCGAAGTGGGTAAGAATGTAGCAGCCGATGAGGTGGTGCGTAACCACGACGCGGTGGTGTTGGCCGGTGGATCGACCATCCCCCGTAATTTACCTATACCGGGCCGCGAGCTTAAGGGCATTTACTTTGCTATGGACTTTTTGAAACAGCAAAACAAACGCGTTAGCAGCATTGCTGTTGAAGGCGAAGATATACTGGCGACGGATAAAGACGTTGTAGTAATAGGCGGTGGCGATACCGGCAGCGATTGCGTGGGTACATCAAACCGCCAGGGCGCACGGTCTGTAAAGCAGTTTGAGGTAATGGTGCAGCCACCCGAGCAGCGCACGCCACATATGCCATGGCCGACCTACCCGATGGTGTTAAAGACCACCAGCTCGCACGAGGAAGGTGTTGAGCGTTTTTGGGGTATCAACACCAAAGAATTTATCGGCGACGAGAACGGCGAGCTTAAGGCCCTTAAAGTGACTGATGTAAGCTGGGAGATAGATGTGATGGGCAGGCCCATTAAATTTAACGAGGTAGAAGGCAGCGAGCGCGAGATACCTTGTCAGCGTGTTTTCCTGGCTATGGGTTTTGTAAACCCGCAGTTTGAAGGCACCTTAGAGCAGTTGGGCGTTGAGCTTGACGAGCGCAGGAATGTGAAGGCCAAAGAAGGCATTTACCGCACCAACGTAAGCAAAGTGTTTGCAGCAGGCGATATGCGCCGCGGCCAGTCGCTGGTGGTTTGGGCCATATCCGAAGGCCGTGAGACCGCCCGCAAGGTCGACGAGTTTTTGATGGGACATTCTAACCTGGAAAGCAAAGACGCCGTTAACCAATTTGAACAAGTGTTTTATTAG